GGCCCGTGCGCGGTGAAGGTGCTGTCGGCCCTGGTGGCCGCCGAGCCGGCCGTGCGCGCCCGCTTCCGCCGCGAGGCCGAGGCGCTGCGGCAAATCGAGCACCCGGCGGTGGTGCGCGTGCTAGCCGAGGGCGAGGAGCGCGGCTTCTGCTGGTACGCCATGGAGCGCGTGGAGGGGCCGGACCTGCGCGCGAAGCTGGCGGAGGGGCCGCTGCCGGCCGCCGAGGTGGAGGGGCTGGCGCGGCGGGTGCTCTCGGCGCTGAGTGCGGCGCACGCGCGGGGCTTCATCCACCGGGACGTGAAGCCGAGCAACCTGCTGCTCTCCCGCGAGGGCGTGAAGCTGTGTGACTTCGGCATCGCCCGGCTGGAGGGGGCCACCACGCTCACGGCCTCCGCCGCGTTGATTGGCTCGCTGCGGTACATGGCCCCCGAGCAGCAGCGGATGGGCCGCGCGGATGCGCGCTCGGACCTGTATGCGCTGGGGTTGGTGCTCCACGAGGCGCTGGCCGGAGGCATTCCGGGAGAGCGGCCGCTGCCCTCGGGTGTGCCCGGGCGCCTGCGCACGCTGATCTCGAAGCTGTTGGCGGAGCGGCCCGAGGAGCGTCCACAGAGCGCCACGGCCGCGCTGAAGTTGCTGGAGCGCAGCGTACCCGTGGGCGTGCTGAGCGTGGGCGGTGCCGCGGCGCTGGCGCTGGTGGGGTTCCTGGTCGCGGTAGGCCCGTGGCGCGCGGAGCCTCCGGTGCCGAAGGCCCTTCGCAAAGATGATGTGCCGAAGGAGGCCGTGGCGAAGGAGCCGGAGCCGACCGAGCCCCAGAAGCTCCCCGAGCCCGTGCTCACCCAGAAGAACTCGCTGGAGGCGCCTTCACTCCTCCCCGAGACGAAAGCGCCTCCTGCCCAGCGAAAGACCCTCCCGGTCAAGTTGGACACGCGCACGCCCAGGAAGAAGCCGGCGAAGGCGGTAGAGCTCGCGCCCTCCAAGAAGCTCTGACCTTGGTGGATGGCGAAGGTGCTGGTGGAATGCGCCGGTGCTTCGCTCACCTCAGCGCCTCTACATCCTCTACACCCTCGCCCTGAGCGGCGTGCTGCTCCTCATGGCGCCGCTGTCCTGGCTCCACAAGGAGCTCGGCGCACCACGCAACTGGCAGACCCTGCTCAACGTGCTGCTGGTCCTCGCGCTGGCCTGGGCCGGCGGGCTGCGCGAGGGCACCTCCGAGGCGACGCTGCCCGCACGGGTGAAGCGCCTGTTCGTCATCGCCGTGGCCGTCTACTGCGTGTCCGTCCAGCTCGGGCGGTACTTCTCCTTCGCCATCAACGGGGTGGACTTCAGCATCTTCGATTGGATGCTCTACAACACCAACCACCGCGACTTCGGCTACTCGCCCATCTACGACGTCAACCACTTCGGGGTGCATGCCACGTATGTGCTCTTCCCCCTCGTGGTGCTCCACCGGCTCTTCGAGACACCCCTGCTGCTGTGCCTCACCACCGCCGCCCTCGTGGGCGGCGCCGCCTGGCCCCTGTGGCGGCTGGGCAAGCGCGTGCTCCCGCATGAGGGGCTGTGCGTGCTCCTCGTCCTCGCCTACCTCACCACGCCCTTCACCAGCGTGCTCCTCGACGGCGGCTTCCGCCCCGAGGTGTGCTACCCGCTCTTCGGCCTCACCTTCCTGCTCGGTTGGGTGGAGCGCCGGCCCGCCCTGTGGGGCGCCGCGCTCGTGGCCTTCCTCGGCATCAAGGAGGACGCCGCCTTCTATGTCATCGCCTTCGCCCTGGGCGTGTTCCTCTTCGAGCGTGCGCGGTGGCGGCCCGCCCTCGGCATGCTGGTGGCCGCCGCCGCCCTCTTCGTCTTCAACGTGCGCTTCTTCCAGCCGCTGATGCTCCAGGGCTCGAACTACGCGCAGCCCACCTACGTCACCTTCTGGGGCCAGTACGGCGCCACGCTCCCGGAGATCGTCCGCAACATGCTCACCTCGCCCCTGCGCCTGCTGGGCGATGTGCTCACCTCGGGCTGGTACCGCGTCTTCGCCCCCGCCCTGTTCCTGCCGCTGCTCTCCTCCCGCGCCCTGGTGCCGATGCTGGCCACCGTCTTCCTGCTCGGCTCCACCTCCTACGCGAAGATGCGCGGCTTCGGGACGTACTACCCGGTGACGCTGCTGCCCTTCTTCTTCTGGGGCTTCACCGAGGCCTACGCCGTGCTCGGCCGGCACCCCTGGCTGGCCCGCCTCCGCGAGGGCCTGCTGGTCGTGGCCCTGCTCCTCTTTCCCCTCGTGGGCGGTAACTACGCGAAGTTCTCCCGCCCGCCTTCCGAGGTCCGCCAGGCCCTGCCGAGCGTTCGTGAGCGGCTCGCGCGGGAGCCCGGCCCCATCTGCGCCCAGACGGTCTTCTTCCCCCACCTGCCCTATGAGCTGCCGCTGCGCCCCCTCTTCGAGGACTGCTGGGAGCACCCCGAGTGGTCCAAGCTGGCCCACCCCGAGCTGGAGCCCTACCCCTTCACCCGCGCCGCGTTTCAGCGCCACCTCGAAGAGGCCCGGCGGCAGGGGCGCACCGAGGAGCTCGGCGCGGGCTTCGTCCTGATCGATCCGGGGGCGCGAGGCCCATCCACCTCGGTGGACACTTCGCGCTAGGTTCTGCTCCTGAAACGGAGGTGGGTGCCATGCGATGGCTGCTCCTCATGATCGCGGTGGGTGCGGCGGGGACGGCCGGCTACTTCGGCCTGTTCGTGAAGAACTCCTTCTCCGGCTACTCCAACGCGCAGCTCGACGTGCTGGAGCGCGAGCTGACCGCGGGCGCGGCGCAGGAGCGCCCTCCGAGCAAGCGCAAGTCGAAGTCCACGAACACGGACGAGGAGCAACAGGTGTGGGCCGAGGTTCAACAACGCCTGCTGCTGGAGGAGCGCCAGCGGCGCTTGTTCCTGGTCCTCTCGCTGGGCGTGGCGGCACTCTCGGGCCTGGGCGCGGCCTTCGTCCGAGGCAAGGCCTCCACCTCCCCCGTCCTGACCGAGCGAGGCGAGGACGCCCGGCTGGTCGCGGCGGTGGGAGACCCGGCGGTCCTGCGCGAGGGTGCGCGCCAGAAGGCGGCGAGCCTGCTGGGTGTGTCCCCCGATGCGCCTCCCGCGGTCATCGAGGCGGCGCTCCAGGCCCAGCTCCAGCAGCGAGACCCGTCCCTGCTGGTGGGACTCGGGCCTGACTTGAAACAGCTCGTGCTCCAGCAACGTGAGGAGCTCACCCGCGCCCGGGACGTGTTGCTCGAGAAGTCCGGCGCGACGCGAGGGAAGGACACATGAGCAGCGGGGAGTTCGAGTTCTGGTTCGAGTTCGCGAGCACCTACTCCTACGTGGCGGCGATGCGCATCGAGGCCGCCGCGGCCCAGGCAGGCGCCCGCATCCTCTGGCGCCCCTTCCTGCTCGGGCCCCTCTTCACCGAACAGCAGGGCATCAAGGACTCTCCCTTCAACGTCCACCCGGTGCGCGGGCGCTACATGTGGCGGGACCTCGAGCGGCTGTGCGCCAAGTACGCGCTGCCCTGGCGCAAGCCCTCGGTGTTCCCGCGCAACAGCATCCTCCCGTCGCGCGTGGCCCTCCTCGGCGCCGAGCAGCCCTGGGGCCCGGACTTCGTGCGCGCCGTCTACCGCGCCAACTTCGCCGAGGACCGGGACATCTCCTCTCCGCCGCTCATCGAGGAGCTCCTCACGAAGGCCGGCGCCGACGCCCGCGCCGTGCTCGCCCAGGCCGAGTCACCCGACACCAAGCTGCGCCTGCGTGAGCAGACCGCGCTCGCCGGAAAGCTCGGCATCTTCGGCGCTCCCAACTTCCTGGTACGCGGCGAGCTGTTCTTCGGGCAGGACCGGATGGACGACGCCCTGGCACACCTGGGCGCCTCCGCCGCTACGGGGCGCTAGCGGCGCTCACCCCGGTGAGCTCCGCCGCCATCTCCCGCAGCTTCTGGCTGCTGAAGGGCTTGCGCATCTCCTGCAGCCGCCGCGCCTCTCCGAACTCACGCAGGATTTCCTCCCAGGAGTAGTCGGAGTAGGCCGAGCACAGCACCACCTGCAGCCCGGGCGCCACCTGCCGCAGGTGCCGCAGCGTCTCGACACCGTTCCAGCCCGGCGGCATGCGGTAGTCCAGGAAGACCAGCGCGTAGGGCTGGCCCGAGTCCTCCGCCTGCCGCACCTTGTCGAGGCCCTCCTCGCCCTGGAAGGCCGACTCCACCTCGAAGGCCTCCTCCTTCCCCCCCGCACTGCTCGCGGGCGCCGAGCCGAAGAGCGCCCCCTCCAGCTGGTCCAGCAGGTGGGTGTTCGCCTTCGGCTCCGGACAGAGGACCCGCCGGAAGTCGCGGTGGATCGCCTCGGAGTCGTCGATGATCAGGATCCGCTTGGTGCGCCTCATGCCGGCGAGCCTTCGGCCGCCGCGCGAACCCGAGCCACCCACTCGCGGACCCGCTCGCGCAGCTTCTCCGGCTCGAAGGGCTTGTCCAGCCGGGGGTTGGACACCTGCTCCAGGAACTCCTGGGCCGCTGGCGTGTAGGCCCCACCGGTGACGAACACCATGCGCTGGGCCCGCTCGGGCTCGGCCGCCTTGAGCTGGGCGTACAGCTCCATGCCCGTCATCTCCGGCATCATCAAGTCGCAGAGGATGACGTCATAGGTGCCCTGCGGCGAGCGCAACATCTCCAGCGCCTGCCGCGAGCTGACCACCACCTCCACCTCATGTTCGCGCGCCAGCGTCCGCCGCAGCGCGGAACTCACCAATGGATCATCATCCACCACCAGCACCCGACCTCGCATCGACACTCCCTCCTTGGATTCGACCTCACGCAGCGCGCGTACCGCCTCGCCCCGCGCCACTGGCAACGTCACCCGGAACACCGTCCCCCGCCCCACCTGACTCTCGACTTCTATGCGCCCGCCCATCGCCGTGATGAACGCATGACATAGTGCCAGCCCCAGGCCCGTGCCGACACCTACCGGTTTCGTGGTGAAGAAAGGATCGAAGATCCTCGCCATCACGTCCGGGGCGATGCCACTGCCCGTATCATGCACCTCGGCCACGACTTGTTCGTCCCCCAGCCGACGAGTCACCAGGCGCACCTCGTTCTGCTCGGGCTTTCCCTCGGGCAGCGCCTGGGCGGCGTTGATGATGAGGTTGAGGAACACCTGGGCCAGCCGGGGCTCGTTGCCCTCCACCCGGGGCACCTCGGAGAAGTTTCGCACCAGCTGGGCCCGGGGGCGAAGCTCCCCGGTGGCCAGCTTCGCCGCCGCGTCCATCACCGCCCGGAGGTCCACCGGCCCCGTCGAGTCCTCGTCCTGGCGGGAGAACGTCTTCAAGTCCTTGACGATACGACGCACCCGGTCAGCCCCCATGAGGGCCTCGCGCAGCACCTGCTCCATCTCCCGCAGCCGCTCGCGCACGTCCTCCGGCCCGCCCTCCAACCGCTGCATCAGCGTGCCTGCCTCTTCGCTGGCATGCTGCAGGTTGGAGACGATGTAGGACAGGGGGTTGTTGATTTCGTGGCCCACGCCGGCGGCCAGGGTGCCCACCGCCGCCATCTTCCCCGCCTGGACGAGCTGGGCCTGGGTGGCGCGCAGGGTGCGCAGGTGGGCGTCCAGCTCGTGGTTGGCGCGGGCCAGCTCCTTGGTGCGCTCCTCCACCCGGGCCTGGAGCCAGCGCTCGCGCGCCTTCAGCCGACCCACCCGCCAGCCGTAGCCTCCGGCCGCCACGCCGCCCACCCCCACCACGCACAGCAGGTAGAACCACACCGTCTGGTGGAACCACGGCCGCAGCGTCAGCTCCAACACCACCCCGGGCTCGCGCCACACGCCCTCCCGGTCCGCCACCATGACCCGGAAGCGGTAGGTGCCCGGCGGCAGGCGCGAGTACGTCGCCCAGCGCCGGCTCTCGGCGTCCACCCAGTCCCCGTCGTAGTTCTCCAGCCGGTAGCGGAAGGGCACCCGCACGGGGCCCTCGGGGGCGAAGGCGGTGAAGCGCACCTCCAGGTCATTGCGGCCTGGCTCCAGCTCCAGCTTCGGGCCCAGCGGCATCGGCTGGCCCTGCACCCGCACCTCCTGGATGTGGACCTCGGGCGGGCGTCGGTCCAGGTGCGGGTCCCTGCCGTCCACCGCCACCACGCCGCGCAGGGTGGCGATCCACACGCGCCCGTCCCGCGAGCGCCACGCGGAGGGCTGGGAGCTGCCGTTGGTCTCCGCGGCGCGCAGCCCGTCGCGCTCGTCATAGAGGTAGGCGCGCACCCGCTCGCGTCGGCCGTCGGCCACCTCCTCCAGCTCGCGCTGGCTCACCCGGGAGATGCCCTTGTTGCTGCCCATCCACACGTAGCCGTTGAGGTCGGGCACCACATTATAGACGGTGTCGTCGGCCAGCCCCTGCGCCACGCTCACGCGCGAGAGGAGCTCGCCCTTCAGGCGCAGCACGCCGGTATAGGTGCCCATCCACAGCGCGCCCTGCGGGTCGGCGTACAGCGAGAGGATGGTCTCGTTGGCCAGCCCCTCCACCGCCACGCGGCTGAAGGCCCCGTGGGCGTAGCGCACCAGGCCCCCGTGCGTGCCGAACCAGAGCGTGCCGGCGCCATCCTCCACGATGGAGATGACGGCCTCGGGAACCGGGCCCTGCTCGGGCGTATATAAGGTGAAGCGCCCCGCGTGCAGGCGCGCCAGCCCCGAGGAGGTGCCGAACCACACGTCCCCGTGCGAGTCCGGGAGGATGGCCCACACCACGTCATGCGGCAGCCCGTCCTCGCGCTGCACCTGGCTGAAGCGCTGCCCGTCGTAGCGGAAGGCGCCGTGGTGCGTGCCCACCCAGAGCGTGCCGTCAGGCCCCTCGGCCAGGGAGCGGATGTTGTCGTCGGTGAGCCCCTCCGCCGCGCTCATGCGGTGGATGTGCCCATCCTTCATCCGGTTGAGCCCGCCTCCCAGTGTGCCCACCCAGAGCGCCCCGTCCTTCGTCTCCATCACCACGCGGACGAAGTCATGGCTCAGGCCCTCCGGCACGCCGAAGGTGCGAAAAGGGCCCGCGCGCAGGCGGTTGAGGCCCCCGTCCGCCGTGCCCACCCAGAGGTTGCCGTCCCGGTCCTCGAAGAGCGAGTACACGCGGCTGCCGGACAGCCCCTCCCTGGGGCCGAAGTGGACGAAGCCCCCGTCCGTGCGCCGCGCCAGGCCCGTCTCATGGCCCACCCACAGCGTGCCGTCCCGGGCCTCGAGCAGCACGGCCACCTCGTGGTGCGGCAACCCCTGCTCCGGGCCATGAAAGGTGAAGCGCCCCTCGCTCAGGGACAGCAGCCCGCCATACGTGCCCACCCACAGCGTGCCGTTGCGGCCCACCCGCAGCGAGCGCACCCGCGCGTCCGCGCCCTCCGGCAGCGGCACCCGCTCCACCTTGCCGTCCCACAGCCGCGCCAGCCCCTCGCGCGTGCCCACCCACACCCCGCCGTGCTGGTCCACCGCGAGCGCCTCGATGCCGGTGCTCGGCAGCCCCTCCTTGGCCGTGTAGCGGCGCCGCGTGCCTCCCGGAGAGAGGGACACCTGCTCCAGCCCCAGCGAGGAGCCCACCCACAGCGTGGTGCCCTCCAGCGCGAGCGCCGGCACGTTCACCTGCCGCAGGTCTCCCTCGTCCCGCAGGCGTTGGAAGCGGCCGCCCTCGTAGTGGAGCACGCCCTTCTTCGTCCCCACCCACAGCCCGCCGGCGCCATCCTCCACGAGCGAGCGGATGCCGTGCTCGCTCAGCTCCGGCGTGTTGTGCCGGTTGTACACGGTGAACTGGGCGCCATCGAAGCGGGCCAGGCCCTCCCAGGTGGCCAGCCAGAGGTAGCCCTCTTCCGTCTGCTGAATGGCGAAGACGGTGTTCTGCGGCAGCCCGTCCTCATTGCGCCAGGCCTGGTGGTTGTACTGGGACAGGAGCCGGGGCGTGTCCAGGGCATGGCTCCGCGTGCTCGCGCCCAGGAAGGCGACGAACCACAGGCCGAGGAGGGCATGTCCCCCTGAACCGCGCTTGCCCCGTTTCAACATGGAGGCCGCAGTGTCCAGCAAATGACGCCGTGTCACCAGAGGGGCATTCTTTACCCGGCGGCAGCGACAGGAGCCCCCATTCACGCCCTTGCCCACCGCTCCCGCCGCTGCCGCCCGACCGCGGCACGGGGCGGCCCCAGCTCCGTCGCCCACGCCCTACCCACCCCTGGGGTTGCTTCCCGCGCATCACCGTGAAACGACCAGGAGGTGGCGACCTGACCCGCCCCACGCCTGCTCCCCTGGTCGCTCCTCCAGGCGCTCGCGATTCCGCCCCGCCCCGTG
This portion of the Hyalangium ruber genome encodes:
- a CDS encoding response regulator; translated protein: MRRTKRILIIDDSEAIHRDFRRVLCPEPKANTHLLDQLEGALFGSAPASSAGGKEEAFEVESAFQGEEGLDKVRQAEDSGQPYALVFLDYRMPPGWNGVETLRHLRQVAPGLQVVLCSAYSDYSWEEILREFGEARRLQEMRKPFSSQKLREMAAELTGVSAASAP
- a CDS encoding 2-hydroxychromene-2-carboxylate isomerase, which translates into the protein MSSGEFEFWFEFASTYSYVAAMRIEAAAAQAGARILWRPFLLGPLFTEQQGIKDSPFNVHPVRGRYMWRDLERLCAKYALPWRKPSVFPRNSILPSRVALLGAEQPWGPDFVRAVYRANFAEDRDISSPPLIEELLTKAGADARAVLAQAESPDTKLRLREQTALAGKLGIFGAPNFLVRGELFFGQDRMDDALAHLGASAATGR
- a CDS encoding two-component regulator propeller domain-containing protein; its protein translation is MLKRGKRGSGGHALLGLWFVAFLGASTRSHALDTPRLLSQYNHQAWRNEDGLPQNTVFAIQQTEEGYLWLATWEGLARFDGAQFTVYNRHNTPELSEHGIRSLVEDGAGGLWVGTKKGVLHYEGGRFQRLRDEGDLRQVNVPALALEGTTLWVGSSLGLEQVSLSPGGTRRRYTAKEGLPSTGIEALAVDQHGGVWVGTREGLARLWDGKVERVPLPEGADARVRSLRVGRNGTLWVGTYGGLLSLSEGRFTFHGPEQGLPHHEVAVLLEARDGTLWVGHETGLARRTDGGFVHFGPREGLSGSRVYSLFEDRDGNLWVGTADGGLNRLRAGPFRTFGVPEGLSHDFVRVVMETKDGALWVGTLGGGLNRMKDGHIHRMSAAEGLTDDNIRSLAEGPDGTLWVGTHHGAFRYDGQRFSQVQREDGLPHDVVWAILPDSHGDVWFGTSSGLARLHAGRFTLYTPEQGPVPEAVISIVEDGAGTLWFGTHGGLVRYAHGAFSRVAVEGLANETILSLYADPQGALWMGTYTGVLRLKGELLSRVSVAQGLADDTVYNVVPDLNGYVWMGSNKGISRVSQRELEEVADGRRERVRAYLYDERDGLRAAETNGSSQPSAWRSRDGRVWIATLRGVVAVDGRDPHLDRRPPEVHIQEVRVQGQPMPLGPKLELEPGRNDLEVRFTAFAPEGPVRVPFRYRLENYDGDWVDAESRRWATYSRLPPGTYRFRVMVADREGVWREPGVVLELTLRPWFHQTVWFYLLCVVGVGGVAAGGYGWRVGRLKARERWLQARVEERTKELARANHELDAHLRTLRATQAQLVQAGKMAAVGTLAAGVGHEINNPLSYIVSNLQHASEEAGTLMQRLEGGPEDVRERLREMEQVLREALMGADRVRRIVKDLKTFSRQDEDSTGPVDLRAVMDAAAKLATGELRPRAQLVRNFSEVPRVEGNEPRLAQVFLNLIINAAQALPEGKPEQNEVRLVTRRLGDEQVVAEVHDTGSGIAPDVMARIFDPFFTTKPVGVGTGLGLALCHAFITAMGGRIEVESQVGRGTVFRVTLPVARGEAVRALREVESKEGVSMRGRVLVVDDDPLVSSALRRTLAREHEVEVVVSSRQALEMLRSPQGTYDVILCDLMMPEMTGMELYAQLKAAEPERAQRMVFVTGGAYTPAAQEFLEQVSNPRLDKPFEPEKLRERVREWVARVRAAAEGSPA
- a CDS encoding serine/threonine-protein kinase, which translates into the protein MNFLCPACRTPLSGPRTAVATCTGCGVEVDLARVETAPGTARLSPEVDLTGEQLGGMALKRRLGAGGMGTVYEAEGPQGPCAVKVLSALVAAEPAVRARFRREAEALRQIEHPAVVRVLAEGEERGFCWYAMERVEGPDLRAKLAEGPLPAAEVEGLARRVLSALSAAHARGFIHRDVKPSNLLLSREGVKLCDFGIARLEGATTLTASAALIGSLRYMAPEQQRMGRADARSDLYALGLVLHEALAGGIPGERPLPSGVPGRLRTLISKLLAERPEERPQSATAALKLLERSVPVGVLSVGGAAALALVGFLVAVGPWRAEPPVPKALRKDDVPKEAVAKEPEPTEPQKLPEPVLTQKNSLEAPSLLPETKAPPAQRKTLPVKLDTRTPRKKPAKAVELAPSKKL
- a CDS encoding DUF2079 domain-containing protein; its protein translation is MLRSPQRLYILYTLALSGVLLLMAPLSWLHKELGAPRNWQTLLNVLLVLALAWAGGLREGTSEATLPARVKRLFVIAVAVYCVSVQLGRYFSFAINGVDFSIFDWMLYNTNHRDFGYSPIYDVNHFGVHATYVLFPLVVLHRLFETPLLLCLTTAALVGGAAWPLWRLGKRVLPHEGLCVLLVLAYLTTPFTSVLLDGGFRPEVCYPLFGLTFLLGWVERRPALWGAALVAFLGIKEDAAFYVIAFALGVFLFERARWRPALGMLVAAAALFVFNVRFFQPLMLQGSNYAQPTYVTFWGQYGATLPEIVRNMLTSPLRLLGDVLTSGWYRVFAPALFLPLLSSRALVPMLATVFLLGSTSYAKMRGFGTYYPVTLLPFFFWGFTEAYAVLGRHPWLARLREGLLVVALLLFPLVGGNYAKFSRPPSEVRQALPSVRERLAREPGPICAQTVFFPHLPYELPLRPLFEDCWEHPEWSKLAHPELEPYPFTRAAFQRHLEEARRQGRTEELGAGFVLIDPGARGPSTSVDTSR